A part of Microbacterium atlanticum genomic DNA contains:
- a CDS encoding SDR family NAD(P)-dependent oxidoreductase — MTDPTSQIYPRFAGKTVLVTGAGTGFGAEIAVRAAQEGAKVAVHYRSSRAGAEATLERIREAGSDGILVQADIGSWDQIKRMADEVFEAFGVLDVLVNNVGDVSSEQMSWRDLTQEALDAVVDVDVKGTLLMTHEFGERMLEQGHGNIINVGSTVIVRGSPRAPQYAAAKYAILGITKSYAKVLAPAVRVNTFAPGFMETERLLQREDWKSGRREVLISQTPMGVIPPPEFVAGTCLWLATDESAHLTGGYLLADGGFNMVGA; from the coding sequence ATGACCGACCCCACGTCCCAGATCTACCCCCGCTTCGCCGGCAAGACGGTGCTCGTCACAGGAGCCGGCACCGGCTTCGGCGCCGAGATCGCCGTGCGCGCCGCGCAGGAGGGCGCCAAGGTCGCCGTGCACTACCGCTCGTCGAGGGCGGGCGCCGAGGCGACGCTCGAGCGCATCCGCGAGGCGGGCAGCGACGGCATCCTGGTGCAGGCCGACATCGGCTCGTGGGACCAGATCAAGCGCATGGCCGACGAGGTGTTCGAGGCCTTCGGGGTGCTCGACGTGCTCGTCAACAACGTCGGCGACGTCTCGAGCGAGCAGATGTCATGGCGCGACCTCACGCAGGAGGCCCTCGACGCGGTCGTCGACGTCGACGTGAAGGGCACGCTCCTCATGACGCACGAGTTCGGCGAGCGGATGCTCGAGCAGGGCCACGGCAACATCATCAACGTCGGCTCGACCGTCATCGTGCGCGGGTCGCCTCGCGCGCCGCAGTACGCGGCGGCGAAGTACGCGATCCTCGGCATCACCAAGTCCTACGCAAAGGTGCTGGCGCCCGCGGTGCGGGTCAACACCTTCGCTCCGGGCTTCATGGAGACCGAGCGTCTGCTCCAGCGCGAGGACTGGAAGAGCGGCCGGCGCGAGGTGCTGATCTCGCAGACGCCGATGGGCGTCATCCCGCCGCCGGAGTTCGTCGCCGGCACCTGCCTGTGGCTGGCGACGGATGAGTCCGCACACCTCACCGGCGGCTACCTGCTCGCCGACGGCGGCTTCAACATGGTCGGCGCCTGA
- a CDS encoding SDR family NAD(P)-dependent oxidoreductase produces MADTIPQRGVDPDWLGLRGSRVLVAGAGGIGGACALAYAGVGASVAVVDRDQRALDALGTHLSEMSARHELIQADLTEHGAGERVVADVVERLGGLDVLLHAVGINDRRPILDFTEDEWDRILRVNLSSLFGLAQAAGRHMVAHGHGRVLALSSVSGLLAHHSHGPYAASKGGINQLLRVMAREWASAGVTVNALAPGYIETPLTAGHLSKPGKREELESLVPAGRLGTPDELTGPALFLSSRHAGFVTGHVMYIDGGRTLV; encoded by the coding sequence ATGGCGGACACCATTCCCCAGCGGGGCGTCGATCCCGACTGGCTGGGCCTGAGAGGCTCGCGCGTCCTCGTCGCCGGAGCCGGCGGCATCGGCGGCGCGTGCGCTCTGGCGTACGCCGGGGTCGGGGCATCCGTCGCCGTCGTCGACCGCGATCAGCGTGCCCTCGATGCGCTCGGCACGCACCTGTCGGAGATGAGTGCCCGCCACGAGCTGATCCAGGCGGACCTCACCGAGCACGGCGCGGGGGAGCGGGTCGTCGCGGACGTCGTCGAGCGGCTCGGCGGCCTGGACGTGCTGCTGCACGCCGTCGGCATCAACGACCGGCGCCCGATCCTCGATTTCACCGAGGACGAGTGGGACCGCATCCTGCGCGTCAACCTCTCGTCGCTGTTCGGGCTCGCGCAGGCCGCGGGTCGGCACATGGTCGCGCACGGGCATGGGCGCGTCCTGGCGCTGTCGAGCGTGTCGGGGCTGCTGGCGCACCACTCGCACGGCCCGTATGCGGCCTCGAAGGGCGGCATCAACCAGCTGCTGCGCGTCATGGCACGCGAGTGGGCCTCGGCGGGCGTCACCGTCAACGCGCTGGCTCCCGGCTACATCGAGACGCCCCTGACCGCCGGCCACCTGTCCAAGCCGGGCAAGCGCGAAGAGCTCGAGAGCCTCGTGCCGGCGGGCCGGCTGGGCACCCCGGACGAGCTCACCGGTCCCGCGCTCTTCCTGTCCTCACGTCATGCCGGATTCGTCACCGGCCATGTCATGTACATCGACGGCGGTCGCACGCTCGTCTGA
- a CDS encoding LysR family transcriptional regulator translates to MDVPIHVIRYFCVLAEELHFGRAAERLSITPPSLSQQISRLEQQLDVKLFDRSPRKVELTAYGRELLPLARRVQDDHDQLLSWGRSIRRDRNAPMLRVGVVAAGAGSLTTAAIAATMQAIPQARIEMRRLGFFDVAEELEGGRVDVVFAPWPMLLPPRVRAEPLWREARVLVVRADHPFAGRESISILETGDEMFVSVANGPAEVVNWWLVDPRPDGTRPQRGPTADSVEGLLELVAAGAGVNIAGQSASQHYRRDELAFIPISDIEPATIVLCSLSDSPNPMVTSFRETAQALSPIVDATFH, encoded by the coding sequence ATGGATGTGCCTATCCACGTGATCCGCTATTTCTGTGTGCTCGCCGAGGAGCTGCACTTCGGACGGGCTGCGGAACGCCTCAGCATCACGCCTCCGTCGCTGAGTCAGCAGATCAGCCGCCTCGAGCAGCAGCTCGACGTCAAGCTGTTCGATCGCAGCCCCCGCAAGGTGGAGCTGACCGCCTACGGGCGCGAGCTGCTGCCCCTCGCCCGTCGGGTGCAGGACGACCACGACCAGCTGCTCAGCTGGGGCCGCTCGATCCGACGCGATCGCAACGCTCCGATGCTGCGGGTCGGGGTCGTGGCCGCCGGGGCGGGCAGCCTGACGACCGCGGCGATCGCGGCGACGATGCAGGCGATCCCGCAGGCGCGCATCGAGATGCGCCGGCTGGGCTTCTTCGACGTCGCCGAGGAGCTCGAGGGCGGGCGCGTCGACGTCGTCTTCGCACCGTGGCCCATGCTGCTGCCGCCGCGCGTCCGCGCCGAACCGCTATGGCGGGAGGCGCGCGTGCTCGTCGTGCGGGCCGATCATCCGTTCGCCGGACGCGAGTCGATCTCGATCCTCGAGACCGGCGACGAGATGTTCGTCTCGGTGGCGAACGGTCCGGCCGAGGTCGTGAACTGGTGGCTCGTCGACCCTCGCCCCGACGGCACGCGACCCCAGCGCGGACCCACCGCCGACAGCGTCGAGGGGCTGCTCGAGCTGGTCGCCGCCGGCGCGGGCGTGAACATCGCCGGGCAGTCGGCCAGTCAGCACTATCGCCGCGACGAACTGGCGTTCATCCCGATCTCCGACATCGAACCGGCGACCATCGTGCTGTGCAGCCTGAGCGACAGCCCGAACCCCATGGTCACGTCGTTCCGCGAGACCGCCCAGGCCCTGTCTCCGATCGTCGACGCGACGTTCCACTGA
- a CDS encoding IclR family transcriptional regulator, whose product MKTPDESPARDDADSAADTPGKTASRYRIEALAKGLDVLRLFDESVTSLKLREVSDRTGIPMPTAFRVVATLEEGGYLERLPDGSIRPGVAVLLLGSAALRGSSLVQLSEQPLRHLAEETGETVNLGVLVGDQVLYLARLRNSDLVTANIQVGSTLPAAYTSMGKLLLAYLSDAELAAALSNHDFGADAGPNAARSLDELRARLTEIREQGYSLQDQEVAAGLRSVSVPVFGRDASKPAAAINIAVASSRHDVAALRGTLLTRLQATADDISRLLRST is encoded by the coding sequence ATGAAAACTCCGGATGAGTCGCCCGCCCGAGACGACGCCGACTCCGCGGCCGACACACCCGGCAAGACCGCCAGCCGCTACCGCATCGAGGCGCTCGCGAAAGGCCTCGACGTCCTTCGGCTCTTCGACGAGTCCGTGACGTCGCTGAAGCTGCGCGAGGTCTCCGACCGCACCGGGATCCCGATGCCGACGGCGTTCCGCGTCGTCGCGACGCTCGAGGAGGGCGGCTATCTCGAGCGGCTGCCCGACGGCAGCATCCGGCCGGGAGTGGCGGTGCTCCTCCTCGGGTCGGCGGCGCTGCGCGGGTCGAGCCTCGTCCAGCTCAGCGAGCAGCCCCTCCGCCACCTCGCCGAGGAGACCGGCGAGACCGTGAACCTCGGCGTGCTGGTCGGTGACCAGGTGCTCTACCTCGCGCGCCTGCGCAACTCCGACCTCGTCACCGCGAACATCCAGGTGGGCTCGACGCTGCCCGCGGCGTACACCTCCATGGGCAAGCTCCTGCTCGCGTATCTCAGCGACGCCGAGCTGGCCGCCGCGCTTTCGAACCACGATTTCGGGGCGGATGCCGGCCCCAACGCCGCCCGGTCGCTCGACGAGCTGCGCGCGCGGCTCACCGAGATCCGCGAGCAGGGCTACTCGCTGCAGGATCAGGAGGTCGCCGCCGGCCTGCGCTCGGTCTCGGTGCCGGTCTTCGGCCGGGATGCCTCCAAGCCCGCCGCGGCGATCAACATCGCGGTCGCGTCGTCGCGTCATGACGTCGCCGCTCTGCGCGGCACGCTGCTCACGCGCCTGCAGGCGACCGCCGACGACATCTCGCGCCTGCTGCGCTCGACCTGA
- a CDS encoding fumarylacetoacetate hydrolase family protein, translating to MKLITFDGGRVGRLELEEGVVIELDVPSTREYFERGGQVTETGERLAYADVTLEAPIRPKKFFHTAGNFADHHNELEAVNWSHPVHKGIVFFQNVDAIIGPDDDIVYPDHLTKEMDYELELAIVIGKSGKFFGPDEADDYIAGFTVFNDISARDIQRKEMESGVFSFSKAIDTFCPIGPWIVTRDEVPDMHELPMQLRVNGEVRQQGNTNQTRIRFPHLVAYHSPQIYSAGDIITTGTISGVAAIQDNPFDFYLKPGDQIEAEITGIGTLRNRVISWEDRYGEPAPQRVDW from the coding sequence ATGAAGCTCATCACCTTCGACGGCGGCCGGGTCGGCCGTCTGGAACTCGAGGAAGGCGTCGTCATCGAGCTCGACGTGCCCTCCACCCGCGAGTACTTCGAGCGCGGCGGCCAGGTCACCGAGACCGGCGAGCGCCTCGCCTACGCCGACGTGACGCTCGAGGCGCCCATCCGCCCCAAGAAGTTCTTCCACACCGCGGGCAACTTCGCCGACCATCACAACGAGCTCGAAGCCGTCAACTGGTCGCACCCCGTGCACAAGGGCATCGTCTTCTTCCAGAACGTGGACGCGATCATCGGTCCGGACGACGACATCGTCTACCCCGATCACCTCACGAAGGAGATGGACTACGAGCTCGAGCTCGCGATCGTCATCGGCAAGTCGGGCAAGTTCTTCGGCCCCGACGAGGCCGACGACTACATCGCCGGCTTCACCGTGTTCAACGACATCTCGGCGCGCGACATACAGCGCAAGGAGATGGAGTCGGGCGTCTTCTCGTTCTCGAAGGCGATCGACACGTTCTGCCCGATCGGCCCGTGGATCGTCACGCGCGACGAGGTGCCCGACATGCACGAGCTGCCCATGCAGCTGCGCGTCAACGGCGAGGTGCGCCAGCAGGGCAACACCAACCAGACCCGCATCAGATTCCCGCACCTCGTGGCGTACCACTCGCCGCAGATCTACAGCGCGGGCGACATCATCACGACCGGCACCATCTCAGGCGTCGCGGCGATCCAGGACAACCCGTTCGACTTCTACCTCAAGCCGGGCGACCAGATCGAAGCCGAGATCACCGGCATCGGGACGCTTCGCAACCGGGTCATCTCGTGGGAGGACCGCTACGGCGAGCCCGCTCCGCAGCGGGTCGACTGGTGA
- a CDS encoding alpha/beta hydrolase: protein MPSILEVDVAQPEGFRPLSLDLRTPGAAGAPLVVFLHGGGWRRGSRKVFTPGIGEARSFDRIVAAGFAVASCEYRLSAEARFPAQLDDVDAALAWLQAHGAEHGADASRIVLWGVSAGATLAALAGLRRDDIRGVVDWFGPADLFAMAEHTTGEAPEDTREARWLGGPAADRPEVARLASPALQAHAGAPPFHIAHGTADEHVPFAQSEALAAALRAVGVGVELRPVPGGRHFWEGLGDTDVVFDWAIDFVARVTGHNREDHR, encoded by the coding sequence ATGCCCTCGATCCTCGAGGTCGACGTCGCCCAGCCGGAGGGATTCCGCCCGCTCTCGCTCGATCTGCGCACACCCGGCGCCGCCGGCGCACCCCTCGTCGTGTTCCTGCACGGCGGGGGGTGGCGACGCGGCAGCCGCAAGGTGTTCACGCCCGGCATCGGCGAAGCCCGGTCGTTCGACCGCATCGTCGCCGCAGGGTTCGCGGTCGCCTCGTGCGAATACCGACTGAGCGCCGAAGCGCGCTTTCCGGCGCAGCTGGACGACGTGGACGCCGCGCTCGCCTGGCTGCAGGCCCACGGCGCCGAACACGGAGCGGATGCCTCGCGCATCGTGCTGTGGGGGGTCTCGGCCGGTGCGACGCTCGCCGCCCTGGCGGGACTCCGCCGAGACGACATCCGCGGCGTCGTGGATTGGTTCGGACCGGCCGACCTGTTCGCGATGGCCGAACACACCACCGGCGAAGCGCCCGAGGACACCCGGGAGGCGCGGTGGCTGGGTGGCCCTGCAGCAGATCGCCCGGAGGTCGCACGTCTGGCTTCGCCGGCACTGCAGGCGCACGCCGGGGCGCCCCCGTTCCACATCGCGCACGGCACGGCCGACGAGCACGTCCCCTTCGCGCAGAGCGAGGCGCTGGCCGCGGCCCTGCGTGCGGTCGGCGTCGGCGTCGAGCTCCGCCCCGTTCCCGGCGGCAGACACTTCTGGGAGGGGCTCGGCGACACCGACGTGGTGTTCGATTGGGCCATCGACTTCGTCGCCCGCGTCACCGGGCACAACCGAGAGGATCACCGATGA
- a CDS encoding alpha/beta hydrolase fold domain-containing protein → MTRTHDVALEGGGYDFRVRVYPAREPNGALLVWLHGGAFMFGTLEMPEADQVGRRLSAGGVTVVSVDYTLAPLDALEVLGPPDPDADTPSPEQIRAEMEAAGPRARFPVAGLQIVAAFDWAVANARTYGADPERVSLGGASAGANLSAGAAMRLRDRGTTAPRVLALVYPSLHDGILEPNDETAELLKDVPAAHLFTPESRDAINRNYLPDGHDPDGYAFAGGHDLAGLPEVLIVNAELDSLRPSGEAFAAELAAASVDVRVVRERGAMHGYLNEIGHPAAEHTLALLAETLSPPSDRVLAE, encoded by the coding sequence ATGACCCGAACGCATGACGTCGCACTGGAGGGTGGCGGCTACGACTTCCGGGTGCGGGTCTACCCGGCCCGCGAGCCGAACGGCGCACTGCTGGTGTGGCTGCACGGCGGCGCGTTCATGTTCGGCACGCTCGAGATGCCCGAAGCGGACCAGGTCGGCCGGCGCCTCAGCGCGGGCGGTGTCACGGTGGTGTCGGTCGACTACACGCTGGCGCCGCTGGACGCCCTCGAGGTGCTCGGTCCGCCCGACCCCGACGCCGACACCCCGTCTCCCGAGCAGATCCGCGCCGAGATGGAGGCCGCCGGTCCCCGGGCGCGATTCCCCGTCGCCGGCTTGCAGATCGTCGCCGCCTTCGACTGGGCCGTCGCGAACGCCCGCACGTACGGCGCGGACCCCGAGCGGGTGTCGCTCGGCGGCGCGAGCGCCGGCGCGAACCTGTCCGCCGGCGCCGCGATGCGGCTGCGCGACCGCGGCACGACGGCGCCACGCGTGCTCGCCCTCGTCTACCCGTCGCTGCACGACGGCATCCTCGAGCCGAACGACGAGACCGCCGAGCTGTTGAAGGACGTCCCTGCGGCGCATCTGTTCACGCCCGAGAGCCGGGACGCGATCAACCGCAACTATCTGCCCGACGGCCACGACCCCGACGGCTACGCGTTCGCGGGCGGCCACGACCTGGCGGGCCTCCCCGAGGTGCTGATCGTCAACGCGGAGCTCGACAGCCTGCGGCCGTCGGGCGAGGCCTTCGCGGCCGAGCTGGCCGCAGCGAGCGTCGACGTCCGCGTCGTGCGCGAGCGCGGCGCGATGCACGGCTACCTCAACGAGATCGGGCATCCCGCCGCGGAGCACACTCTCGCTCTGCTCGCCGAGACCCTTTCTCCGCCGAGTGACCGCGTCCTCGCCGAATGA
- a CDS encoding ATP-binding cassette domain-containing protein has translation MSALRPVVISPDAPLLEVRNLSIRYGRKGPLAVEDVSFTIGRGETLGLIGESGSGKTTIGRAILGLVPVTSGQIIFEGRDITRLSAADRRTLQGDLRAVFQDPFSSLNPRRPIGDALGEPLRVAGVPRAERTWRVQAALESVGLAPGSEDRYPRQFSGGQRQRIAIARALVTDPRLVVCDEAVSALDLSTQAQVLNLLSDLRAGADLGYLFIAHDMAVVEFLAQRVVVLNRGRIVEQGETAEVMRNPQAHYTRVLMAASPVPDPDEQARRREAWQALRAAASVPAA, from the coding sequence ATGAGCGCGCTACGGCCTGTCGTGATCTCGCCGGACGCCCCGCTGCTGGAGGTGCGCAACCTCTCGATCCGCTACGGGCGGAAGGGGCCGCTCGCCGTCGAGGACGTGTCGTTCACGATCGGCCGCGGCGAGACCCTGGGCCTGATCGGCGAGTCGGGTTCGGGCAAGACCACGATCGGGCGCGCCATCCTCGGGCTGGTGCCGGTCACGAGCGGGCAGATCATCTTCGAGGGACGCGACATCACCCGGCTGAGCGCCGCGGATCGCCGCACCCTGCAGGGCGACCTGCGCGCCGTCTTCCAGGACCCGTTCTCGTCTCTCAACCCCCGCAGGCCCATCGGCGACGCGCTCGGCGAACCGCTGCGCGTCGCGGGCGTGCCGCGCGCGGAGCGCACGTGGAGGGTGCAGGCGGCGCTCGAATCCGTGGGCCTCGCGCCCGGCTCGGAGGATCGCTATCCGCGCCAGTTCTCGGGCGGTCAGCGCCAGCGCATCGCGATCGCGCGAGCGCTCGTCACCGACCCGCGCCTCGTCGTCTGCGACGAGGCGGTCAGCGCGCTCGACCTGTCGACGCAGGCCCAGGTGCTGAACCTGCTCTCGGACCTGCGCGCCGGCGCCGATCTCGGCTACCTGTTCATCGCGCACGACATGGCCGTCGTCGAGTTCCTCGCCCAGCGGGTGGTCGTGCTGAACCGCGGCCGGATCGTCGAGCAGGGCGAGACCGCCGAGGTGATGCGCAACCCGCAGGCCCACTACACCCGCGTCCTCATGGCGGCGTCGCCCGTGCCCGATCCCGACGAGCAGGCCCGCAGACGCGAAGCATGGCAGGCGCTCAGGGCGGCGGCATCCGTCCCCGCCGCCTGA
- a CDS encoding quercetin 2,3-dioxygenase, protein MTTFPADDPDKVPFAGVLPASPRPFVLGEGQGEKSLVFDQLFSILLSADETDDQYGAFTMVGPKGDRIPAHKHFKTHEIFYVVDGEISIWMDDEADYHSRTTLTTGDFAYIPANIVHAFQIHNTTKVFGVGTAGFERFFHAMGQKTDLTEPQGVYVPDYPTMRAAGEKYWTQFMPEFRFRD, encoded by the coding sequence ATGACCACTTTCCCCGCTGACGACCCCGACAAGGTCCCCTTCGCAGGCGTCCTACCGGCGTCGCCCAGGCCGTTCGTCCTCGGCGAAGGGCAGGGGGAGAAGTCGCTCGTCTTCGACCAGCTCTTCTCGATCCTGCTGTCGGCCGACGAGACCGACGACCAGTACGGAGCCTTCACCATGGTCGGCCCGAAGGGCGACCGCATCCCGGCCCACAAGCACTTCAAGACGCACGAGATCTTCTATGTCGTGGACGGCGAGATCAGCATCTGGATGGACGACGAGGCCGACTACCACTCCAGGACCACGCTGACGACGGGTGACTTCGCATACATCCCCGCGAACATCGTGCACGCGTTCCAGATCCACAACACGACCAAGGTGTTCGGTGTGGGCACGGCCGGCTTCGAGCGGTTCTTCCACGCGATGGGCCAGAAGACCGATCTCACCGAGCCCCAGGGCGTCTACGTGCCCGACTACCCGACCATGCGTGCTGCGGGCGAGAAGTACTGGACGCAGTTCATGCCCGAGTTCCGGTTCCGCGACTGA
- a CDS encoding carboxymuconolactone decarboxylase family protein: MIRQTDEPMTERVPPFPPEALTGAQRELYDAIASGPRAQGPQHFALTRADGSLRGPFNAFLLAPELGAALQSVGAALRYRGTLTGRAREIAILLVAARWDSEFEREAHEAVGSAAGLTPPELSALRDGDITSFTGVDAVVAVATMRLLDGDLSDEAWDEASAALGAEGVFELTVLVGYYATLALQLRVFRVRP; encoded by the coding sequence ATGATCCGTCAAACGGACGAGCCGATGACCGAGCGCGTGCCACCGTTCCCCCCGGAGGCGCTGACCGGCGCGCAGCGGGAGCTCTACGACGCCATCGCGAGCGGACCGCGTGCGCAGGGACCCCAGCACTTCGCGCTCACGCGCGCCGACGGCTCGCTGCGCGGGCCGTTCAACGCCTTCCTGCTCGCCCCCGAGCTGGGCGCCGCCCTGCAGAGCGTGGGAGCCGCCCTCCGCTACCGCGGCACCCTGACAGGCCGTGCCCGCGAGATCGCCATCCTCCTGGTGGCCGCCCGCTGGGACAGCGAGTTCGAGCGGGAGGCGCACGAAGCCGTGGGATCGGCGGCGGGCCTCACCCCGCCCGAGCTCAGCGCGCTGCGCGACGGCGACATCACGTCGTTCACGGGTGTCGACGCGGTCGTCGCGGTCGCCACCATGCGGCTGCTCGACGGTGATCTCAGCGACGAGGCCTGGGACGAGGCATCCGCGGCTCTCGGCGCCGAAGGCGTGTTCGAGCTCACCGTGCTCGTGGGCTATTACGCCACGCTCGCCCTGCAGCTGCGCGTCTTCCGCGTGCGGCCCTGA
- a CDS encoding dipeptide/oligopeptide/nickel ABC transporter permease/ATP-binding protein, whose protein sequence is MTIDTTSILRIRKPQRRLGGRVLRSPAAVLSIIWLVGLVLASLTSPLWLRYGPLEQDLSAVLQGPSWAHLLGTDELGRDLLSRIVTAAAPTLLIAVITPIVAVLVTVPITLWAARYARAEGVVNRVSEIVLSLPGTVIILAFIAAVGTNMPLVMVAFGLLLFGALYRVFFGQAKSLHQQLYVEAAAVDGVRPMTASLRHVLPNMSTTVIVQFVLLFGAAIGLQAGLAFIGLGPQPPEPTWGGMVQTASQYIFQQPWMMIPTGGVLALTIIAANSLADVLAGGSAMPPSLVSLKRRKAPTDAPAAAVGTPAAAPVAASESLVPADADGALLVQNLVIGVDDGPELVSGVSLRVGAGRVLGLVGESGCGKSVTSYAMLGLLAPGLSVRSGSIRWNGVDLARADEKTLQRTRGHEIAFISQEPTRALDPMFTVGWQLTASVKRLRGVGGREAKRIALQLLTDVGIVDPPRVLKSYPHQISGGMAQRVATALALSGTPKLLIADEPTTALDVTVQAEILALLRGLIAERDMSIILVTHDLGVVADLCDDVSVMYAGQIVESGTVRDVLVRPEHPYTMALLAADPHAIIDFEGTTRLASIPGQVPLPGSWTSGCRFAARCRFARDECKTAIPLLPRAEGEGGVRCIRRDEVEGRQEEWRRPVAVGGEL, encoded by the coding sequence ATGACCATCGACACCACCTCGATCCTGCGCATCCGCAAGCCGCAGCGGCGGCTCGGCGGTCGCGTCCTGCGCTCGCCGGCGGCCGTGCTGTCGATCATCTGGCTGGTGGGACTCGTGCTCGCCTCGCTCACGTCGCCGCTGTGGCTGCGCTACGGTCCGCTCGAGCAGGACCTGTCGGCCGTGCTCCAGGGCCCCTCGTGGGCGCACCTCCTCGGCACGGACGAACTCGGCCGCGACCTGCTCTCCCGCATCGTCACCGCGGCCGCCCCGACGCTGCTGATCGCGGTCATCACCCCGATCGTCGCCGTGCTGGTCACCGTCCCGATCACGCTGTGGGCGGCGCGCTACGCGCGCGCCGAGGGCGTGGTCAACCGGGTCAGCGAGATCGTGCTCTCCCTTCCCGGCACCGTGATCATCCTGGCGTTCATCGCCGCGGTCGGCACCAACATGCCGCTGGTCATGGTCGCCTTCGGGCTGCTGCTGTTCGGCGCGCTCTACCGCGTCTTCTTCGGTCAGGCGAAGTCGCTGCACCAGCAGCTGTACGTCGAGGCTGCCGCCGTCGACGGCGTGAGGCCGATGACGGCGAGCCTGCGCCACGTGCTTCCGAACATGTCGACCACGGTCATCGTCCAGTTCGTGCTGCTGTTCGGCGCGGCGATCGGGCTGCAGGCGGGACTGGCCTTCATCGGCCTCGGCCCCCAGCCGCCCGAGCCCACGTGGGGCGGCATGGTGCAGACCGCGTCGCAGTACATCTTCCAGCAGCCCTGGATGATGATCCCGACAGGCGGCGTGCTCGCGCTCACGATCATCGCCGCGAACTCGCTGGCCGATGTGCTCGCCGGGGGCTCCGCGATGCCGCCTTCCCTCGTCTCACTGAAACGCAGGAAGGCGCCGACGGATGCCCCGGCCGCTGCGGTGGGAACGCCCGCCGCGGCGCCGGTCGCGGCATCCGAATCCCTCGTTCCCGCGGATGCGGACGGCGCGCTGCTCGTCCAGAACCTGGTCATCGGCGTCGACGACGGGCCCGAGCTCGTCTCCGGTGTCTCCCTCCGCGTCGGGGCCGGCCGGGTGCTGGGCCTCGTGGGCGAATCGGGCTGCGGCAAGAGCGTCACGTCGTACGCGATGCTCGGGCTGCTCGCCCCGGGGCTGTCGGTGCGGTCCGGCAGCATCCGGTGGAACGGCGTCGACCTGGCCCGTGCCGACGAGAAGACGCTGCAGCGCACCCGCGGGCACGAGATCGCGTTCATCTCGCAGGAGCCGACCCGTGCGCTCGACCCGATGTTCACGGTCGGCTGGCAGCTCACGGCATCCGTCAAGCGGCTCCGCGGAGTGGGCGGCCGCGAGGCGAAGCGCATCGCGCTGCAGCTGCTGACAGACGTGGGGATCGTCGACCCGCCCCGCGTGCTCAAGAGCTACCCGCACCAGATCTCGGGCGGCATGGCCCAGCGCGTCGCGACCGCTCTGGCGCTGTCGGGCACGCCGAAGCTGCTGATCGCCGACGAGCCGACCACCGCGCTCGACGTCACCGTGCAGGCGGAGATCCTCGCACTGCTGCGCGGGCTGATCGCCGAGCGCGACATGTCGATCATCCTCGTGACGCACGACCTCGGCGTCGTCGCCGACCTGTGCGACGACGTGTCGGTGATGTACGCCGGGCAGATCGTCGAGTCCGGGACCGTGCGCGATGTGCTCGTGCGCCCCGAGCACCCGTACACGATGGCGCTGCTGGCCGCCGACCCGCACGCGATCATCGACTTCGAGGGGACGACCCGCCTCGCGTCCATCCCCGGTCAGGTGCCCCTGCCGGGATCGTGGACGAGCGGATGCCGCTTCGCCGCGAGGTGCCGGTTCGCCCGGGACGAGTGCAAGACAGCGATCCCGCTCCTGCCGCGCGCGGAGGGCGAGGGCGGCGTGCGCTGCATCCGCCGCGACGAGGTCGAGGGCAGACAAGAGGAGTGGCGCCGTCCGGTCGCCGTCGGAGGAGAGCTATGA